TTTCAATCATTGGCGCGGATCCTGATAGTGGGAAAAACTCCCGATTTCCGATAACAGTTCCACGATCGTCGCATCCCCTAAGCCCGGAACTGTTTTGAGCCATTCGTATTCCACGGATGTTTGCACAAGTTCCGTCAGTTGCTCATTCAGTGCCTCGATTTCTTCCTCTAATTGGCGGTACCGGCGGACAAGTGTGGCGATTTCGATACGGGCCATCTGTTGTCCTTCCGTTACGCCAATGGAGTGTTGGGCCAGTTCCATCAGCTTCTTCGCTTTCGGCTTTTGTGGCGATTGTAATCCCTCGCTTTGCCGGTAAAGGATGAGAACCTCTTCGATCTCTTTCCCTGCTAAATCCGACGGAAACGGCGTCTGTTCCAGCGCAGCGAGCGCCATTTTCCCAAACGACGGAAAGACTTGCGTAAATTCCGGAAAATACCGATCGAGCCAGCGAATCATCTGATTTCGAACCGCCCCCTGCTCTTCCACGAGTTTGGATCGAAACGTCGCTCCCACGCGTAGCTCCGCCTCCATCCCTTTCAGAATACGCGGATAGCTGAATCGGCCGTCTTTCACTAACCGGGCAATGACGAGCGCATCTTTCGCATCATGTTTGGTTGGAAGGTTATCGTCCAGCTCTTTGGAGCGTTTCACGTGCATCGGGTTTGTCATCACGAGAGGAAGGCCCTTCTCGTCAAGAAAGTAAGCGAGATTGAGCCAATAATGTCCCGTTGGCTCGATGCCAACGATCACTTCCGTTTTTTCAAATTCCTCCATCGCTTTCACGATGGACTGGTACAACCATTCCAACCCTTCTCTGGATTGCGGAACGGGAAACGATTTTTTTAGCACCCTCCCTCGCTCATCCACAAAGCAGGCATAATGCTTCTTTTTCGCGATATCCATGCCAACGACGAGCGTTTGATCGGTGACTTGATTAATCTTCTTGTTTGAGATAGAATT
The Bacillus alveayuensis genome window above contains:
- a CDS encoding transposase (product_source=COG3547; cath_funfam=1.10.150.190; cog=COG3547; pfam=PF01548; superfamily=53098,55159) gives rise to the protein MNSISNKKINQVTDQTLVVGMDIAKKKHYACFVDERGRVLKKSFPVPQSREGLEWLYQSIVKAMEEFEKTEVIVGIEPTGHYWLNLAYFLDEKGLPLVMTNPMHVKRSKELDDNLPTKHDAKDALVIARLVKDGRFSYPRILKGMEAELRVGATFRSKLVEEQGAVRNQMIRWLDRYFPEFTQVFPSFGKMALAALEQTPFPSDLAGKEIEEVLILYRQSEGLQSPQKPKAKKLMELAQHSIGVTEGQQMARIEIATLVRRYRQLEEEIEALNEQLTELVQTSVEYEWLKTVPGLGDATIVELLSEIGSFSHYQDPRQ